One part of the Thermococcus radiotolerans genome encodes these proteins:
- a CDS encoding ABC transporter ATP-binding protein, producing MSLLKVERLTKIFRSGLVGGFEIRAVDDVSFEIKPGEIVSLVGESGSGKTTVGKLILRLIKPTSGRILFEGRDITELSKKQLRREYYKDVQAVFQDPFASFNPLHEIDRAFDLVFRSFFPDVGRDERDEMINDALTQVGLNPSEVRGKYPHQLSGGQLQRILIARALLVKPKLLIADEAVSMLDASTRIDILNLLGDFRDRYDTSVLFVTHDLALGYYISDSTIIMYRGTIVEMGDTEKVFHNPLHPYTQMLLESVPDLNVKWEFRGIEPEKEERGIYEIAGCRYAPRCPKVKDVCFKVRPELREVEKNHWVACHLYGGG from the coding sequence ATGAGTCTCCTCAAGGTCGAGAGGCTGACTAAGATATTCCGCTCCGGTCTCGTCGGCGGCTTTGAAATTCGAGCCGTTGACGACGTCAGCTTCGAGATTAAACCCGGGGAGATAGTTTCCCTGGTCGGCGAGAGCGGGAGCGGAAAGACCACGGTCGGAAAGCTCATCCTCAGGCTGATAAAGCCCACCTCCGGAAGGATACTCTTCGAGGGCCGGGATATAACCGAGCTGAGCAAGAAGCAGCTGAGGAGGGAGTACTACAAGGACGTCCAGGCGGTGTTCCAGGACCCCTTTGCGAGCTTCAATCCCCTCCACGAGATCGACAGGGCCTTTGACCTGGTCTTTCGATCGTTCTTCCCGGACGTTGGTCGGGACGAGCGTGACGAGATGATAAACGACGCGCTGACCCAGGTCGGCCTGAATCCGAGCGAGGTACGCGGCAAGTACCCGCACCAGCTCAGTGGTGGGCAACTGCAGCGCATACTCATAGCCAGGGCCCTCCTCGTGAAGCCGAAACTCCTAATAGCCGACGAGGCGGTTTCAATGCTTGACGCCTCAACGAGGATTGACATCCTCAACCTCCTCGGCGACTTCAGGGACAGGTACGACACCTCGGTTCTCTTCGTCACGCATGACCTGGCGCTCGGCTATTACATCAGCGACTCGACGATAATCATGTACCGCGGAACCATCGTCGAGATGGGGGACACGGAGAAGGTGTTCCACAACCCGCTTCATCCGTATACGCAGATGCTCCTGGAGAGCGTCCCTGATTTGAACGTCAAGTGGGAGTTCAGGGGGATCGAGCCCGAGAAGGAGGAGCGCGGCATCTACGAGATAGCCGGCTGCCGCTACGCGCCGAGGTGTCCGAAGGTTAAGGACGTCTGTTTCAAGGTCCGCCCCGAGCTCCGCGAGGTCGAGAAGAACCACTGGGTCGCCTGTCATCTCTACGGGGGTGGTTGA
- a CDS encoding cation diffusion facilitator family transporter codes for MEEIYRPIWVSIVGNVLLAVLKLTVGFLYSSIALISDGVHSLSDVVTSVIGYAGIKISSKPPDKSHPFGHSRFEPLVAFLIGEALVIVAYEIGRDAVYRIIHGGRIEVTSTMLAVTVISILAKEFMFRYSVHVGKRLNSQILVADAYHHRSDALSSVAVLIGLGTQRLGFQYGDSLAGLVVALFLLKVSLDIILENVGYLTGQAPPFEICEEIKNRALGVPNVLGVHDLRAHYVGSRLHVELHIEVPPELTLKEAHDISEEVKKRIEEIPEVEVAFVHVDIKGVTE; via the coding sequence GTGGAGGAGATATACAGACCTATATGGGTCAGCATCGTTGGCAACGTCCTTCTCGCTGTCCTCAAGCTAACCGTGGGTTTTCTGTATTCGAGCATAGCCCTCATATCCGACGGCGTTCACTCGCTGAGCGACGTTGTCACGAGCGTCATCGGCTACGCGGGAATAAAAATCTCCTCGAAGCCACCCGATAAAAGCCACCCCTTCGGCCACTCACGGTTTGAACCCCTGGTGGCCTTTCTAATCGGGGAGGCGCTGGTGATAGTGGCCTACGAGATAGGCCGCGATGCGGTCTACAGAATCATCCATGGGGGGAGGATAGAGGTAACTTCAACAATGCTTGCGGTTACGGTGATTTCAATCCTAGCGAAGGAGTTCATGTTCCGCTACTCCGTTCACGTTGGAAAAAGGCTCAACAGCCAGATACTTGTTGCGGATGCATACCATCACAGGAGCGACGCCCTGAGCAGCGTTGCGGTTCTTATCGGCCTCGGTACCCAGAGACTCGGCTTTCAGTACGGCGATTCTCTTGCGGGCCTCGTGGTTGCACTATTCCTACTGAAGGTTTCCCTGGATATAATCCTCGAGAACGTCGGCTATCTGACTGGCCAGGCACCGCCTTTTGAGATATGCGAGGAGATAAAGAATCGTGCGTTGGGCGTTCCCAACGTTCTCGGCGTCCACGACCTCCGCGCCCACTACGTTGGCAGCAGACTTCACGTCGAGCTCCACATAGAAGTTCCCCCAGAACTCACGCTGAAAGAGGCCCACGACATCAGTGAGGAGGTTAAGAAGCGGATAGAGGAAATCCCCGAGGTGGAGGTCGCCTTCGTTCACGTGGACATAAAGGGGGTCACCGAATAA
- the glmD gene encoding glucosamine-6-phosphate deaminase: protein MHATLREIRKTPEGILTAQRAFEDFVTSHDFRLPREIVYTGCGSSHFLSQPLAMATTRLGGRGLSAPCSELLYSREWYPIGNPELLVAISRSGETTEAVKALNTLDVPRFALTAYESTLSREADHALIVPAHEESVVMTHSFTAFYFAFLQLLLHSYGWETYDAELVSSLTKEVLRSEDYIREIVSDFDFRNVIFLGSGILYPVALEAMLKMKEMALFWSEAYQTFEVRHGFKSIADEGTLVVLLVDEPLDWHEKLTEEFQGQKARVLTVGRRDTGADYFIEVPELSPPTNVVLYLPVIQLLAYYKAVGRGLNPDRPRFLSKVVKW, encoded by the coding sequence ATGCACGCGACGCTGAGGGAGATACGGAAAACCCCAGAAGGGATACTCACCGCCCAGAGGGCCTTCGAGGACTTCGTAACATCTCACGACTTTCGGTTACCGAGGGAGATAGTTTACACTGGTTGCGGCAGCTCGCACTTCCTGTCGCAGCCGCTGGCCATGGCAACCACCCGCCTCGGGGGCAGGGGGCTCAGCGCCCCCTGCTCCGAACTTCTTTATTCGCGTGAATGGTATCCGATAGGAAACCCTGAACTTCTCGTCGCCATATCGCGCTCTGGCGAGACAACCGAGGCGGTTAAGGCCCTTAACACGCTCGACGTTCCCAGGTTCGCCCTCACCGCCTACGAGAGCACCCTGTCGAGAGAAGCCGACCACGCCCTAATCGTCCCGGCCCACGAGGAGAGCGTCGTCATGACCCACTCCTTCACGGCCTTCTACTTCGCATTCCTGCAGCTTCTCCTCCATTCGTACGGGTGGGAAACCTACGACGCGGAACTCGTCTCATCGCTAACGAAGGAAGTCCTGCGGAGCGAGGACTACATCAGGGAAATCGTTAGCGACTTCGACTTCAGAAACGTCATCTTCCTCGGCTCGGGGATACTCTATCCCGTGGCACTTGAGGCCATGCTGAAGATGAAGGAGATGGCCCTCTTCTGGAGCGAGGCCTATCAGACCTTTGAGGTCAGGCACGGCTTCAAGTCCATAGCAGACGAAGGAACCCTCGTAGTTCTGCTCGTGGACGAGCCCCTCGACTGGCACGAAAAACTCACGGAGGAATTCCAGGGGCAAAAAGCAAGGGTTCTCACCGTTGGAAGGCGCGACACTGGGGCAGATTACTTTATCGAGGTTCCGGAGCTGAGTCCACCGACCAACGTGGTTCTCTACCTGCCTGTTATCCAGCTCCTCGCCTACTACAAGGCCGTTGGGCGCGGACTCAATCCGGACAGGCCGAGGTTTCTGAGCAAGGTGGTGAAGTGGTGA
- the glmA gene encoding exo-beta-D-glucosaminidase, translating into MKVGHDGRVYLIDGERVVIYGGTLQFFRVPRRHWRDRLEKMKRHGLNTVDTYVAWNWHEPAKGNLDFTGETSPERDLVGFLELVQEMEMYAIVRPGPYICGEWRNGGIPNWLINEHPEILARGPDGDLPRDIYYPPITYLHPTYLEAVSEWYDAVLPVIQDYLHTNGGPIISVSIDDEPSYWETIFQPFLTDYNDVVVKPGGFWEGWLRENYSLETLAERYGEEISDYGEVKPPTDPSEPLTKLLDWHRFKIWMTNRYVETLYDHLRRYVDVPISILDPYLLLVAWKHFYRHVRERNLDIHLWTEFWYSFYRSFDFKEDRLGHIYYKTGIYRFYQKKLGTPPLSIETQVSLAHTIEPDEAELLYALLPALGIHNINYYLYAGGENPEGYESHNGISWDVYSPIGLDGTERPHVEPIKWLGEFLRGNPGFVESRLKPRVAFGGYEPYEPLAVWGLRGNLKESVNLNEYLFGERGLLTLLAMSNVPFDVLDLEEATVEEMLAYDQLWVYSLDFMAKDVQNKLVEFVERGGNLVVLPMLPYLDENMKPYSALADYLGVEVEFAEARDNFRLIPFVSVSSDGIDRMVTRNVAREVRGGTPVAFANGKPVGALVRKGRGSAIVLGFRLQYFSSHHDLHRKFVDKLLALQGVTRDFEVTDSDMIAIPRGNYLVLANPRGHRVFGKVRYRGIEVPKLMDGIEMKKRGVLFLPFGVRYGDVEVVYSTATVLGRNGDVLRLRNHLSGLSEVALRNVEDVRVVGGKIVDESLSDGVLTIVVEHRPGNFELEF; encoded by the coding sequence ATGAAGGTTGGGCACGACGGCAGGGTTTACCTTATCGATGGCGAGAGGGTGGTGATCTACGGCGGAACGCTCCAGTTCTTCCGCGTTCCGAGGAGACATTGGCGCGACAGGCTGGAAAAAATGAAGAGGCACGGCCTCAACACCGTCGATACCTACGTCGCCTGGAACTGGCACGAGCCCGCGAAGGGTAATCTCGACTTCACCGGGGAGACGAGCCCGGAGAGAGACCTGGTGGGCTTCCTTGAGCTGGTTCAAGAGATGGAGATGTACGCCATCGTCAGGCCCGGCCCGTACATCTGCGGCGAGTGGAGGAACGGCGGAATCCCCAACTGGCTCATCAACGAGCACCCCGAGATACTCGCCAGGGGGCCGGACGGGGACCTGCCGCGGGACATCTATTATCCACCCATCACGTACCTGCATCCGACTTATTTGGAGGCCGTCTCGGAGTGGTATGATGCGGTCCTGCCGGTAATTCAGGACTACCTCCACACCAACGGCGGGCCTATAATAAGCGTCTCGATCGATGACGAGCCCTCATACTGGGAAACGATATTCCAGCCGTTCCTCACCGATTACAACGATGTCGTCGTTAAACCCGGCGGCTTCTGGGAGGGATGGCTCAGAGAGAACTACTCCCTTGAGACGCTCGCGGAGCGGTACGGGGAAGAAATCTCGGACTACGGTGAGGTTAAACCCCCGACCGACCCATCGGAGCCCCTCACAAAGCTCCTCGACTGGCACCGCTTCAAGATATGGATGACCAACCGCTACGTCGAGACCCTCTACGACCACCTGAGGCGCTACGTTGATGTCCCGATAAGCATACTCGACCCCTACCTCCTCCTGGTGGCGTGGAAACACTTCTACCGCCACGTGAGAGAGAGGAACCTCGATATTCACCTCTGGACGGAGTTCTGGTACTCCTTCTACCGCTCCTTCGACTTCAAAGAGGACAGGCTCGGGCACATCTATTACAAGACCGGAATCTACCGCTTCTACCAGAAAAAACTCGGAACGCCGCCGCTGAGTATAGAGACCCAGGTCTCGCTGGCCCACACAATAGAGCCGGACGAGGCCGAGCTGCTCTACGCCCTTCTTCCGGCCCTCGGAATCCACAACATCAACTACTACCTCTACGCCGGCGGAGAGAATCCCGAAGGCTACGAGTCGCACAACGGAATAAGCTGGGACGTTTACTCGCCGATAGGCCTTGATGGAACTGAGAGACCGCACGTCGAGCCGATTAAATGGCTCGGCGAGTTCCTGAGGGGTAACCCCGGTTTCGTGGAAAGCCGGCTCAAGCCGAGGGTCGCCTTCGGGGGCTACGAACCCTACGAGCCCCTCGCGGTGTGGGGGCTTAGAGGCAACCTCAAGGAGAGCGTCAACCTCAACGAGTACCTCTTCGGCGAGCGTGGGCTTTTGACGCTCCTGGCGATGAGCAACGTGCCTTTCGACGTCCTTGACCTTGAGGAGGCGACCGTCGAGGAGATGTTAGCGTACGACCAGCTATGGGTCTACAGCCTCGATTTCATGGCTAAGGACGTTCAGAACAAGCTGGTAGAGTTCGTTGAGCGAGGCGGAAATCTTGTGGTCCTCCCGATGCTCCCCTATCTTGACGAGAACATGAAGCCGTACTCCGCCCTAGCAGACTATCTCGGCGTTGAGGTTGAGTTTGCAGAGGCGAGGGACAACTTCAGGCTCATCCCCTTCGTCAGCGTCTCCTCGGACGGGATTGACAGGATGGTAACCAGGAATGTTGCTAGGGAAGTCAGGGGTGGAACGCCGGTAGCCTTCGCCAACGGCAAGCCCGTCGGGGCGCTCGTTCGGAAGGGAAGGGGAAGCGCGATAGTGCTCGGCTTCAGGCTCCAGTACTTCAGCAGCCACCACGACCTCCACAGAAAGTTCGTTGATAAACTGCTGGCCCTTCAGGGTGTTACAAGAGATTTTGAGGTCACAGATAGCGACATGATAGCGATTCCCCGGGGGAACTATCTAGTTCTCGCCAATCCGCGCGGCCACAGGGTATTTGGGAAGGTCAGGTACAGAGGAATCGAGGTTCCAAAGCTCATGGATGGAATAGAGATGAAAAAGCGTGGCGTTCTCTTCCTGCCCTTCGGGGTCAGATACGGCGACGTTGAGGTCGTTTACTCCACGGCGACCGTTCTCGGCAGGAACGGCGACGTGCTTCGCCTCCGCAACCATCTCTCCGGCTTAAGTGAGGTGGCGCTGAGAAACGTTGAGGACGTCAGGGTCGTCGGCGGTAAAATCGTGGACGAGTCCCTCTCGGATGGTGTTCTTACCATAGTGGTCGAGCACAGGCCTGGGAACTTTGAGCTGGAGTTCTGA